The following nucleotide sequence is from Cercospora beticola chromosome 2, complete sequence.
GGGGGAGATGTAGTGGAGTTTCTCGCAGTTCTGGGTAGTGTCAGTGGACTGTTGGGTGGCatggaagatggcgagggcACTGATAATACCTTGTCTGCTACGATGGGACCGCTCGTGGCTCGCGTGTCTGCTGCGATGACAACTCCGCCATTGTAGAGCGCGCCAACGATGGTGGTGCCGGTGGATGTGGCTTTGGGGAGCGGAACGCCAGCGGCGTGGAGGGCGAGGTTTCTGTTATGGTTGCTAAAGTCGAAGCCCGGCATGATGAGCGTTGTCGTCGCAGTCTATAGTTCGATCCGAGTTGTGactgtcgaagaagatggcacGGCGATGAGTGGTTTCGGCGTTGGTGTCTGGCGGATATGTGAAGCTCGCTCAGGCAGCTGGTGGATGATGCAGCTGTTCgcgcctgctgcagctgtcggGAGTGGCACAAGTCGACGCGAGCTCTGCTGCAACACTTCCCGCCTCAAACACCACTGCTCGCACACACCATCTTGGACAAACGGACTTGCCAGCGAACTTCAGGACTATTGTATAATCTTGCTCCTTGTCTCTCGACCTGCACCACTTGGAGACGCTGTCCTGTGTTCTACCTGGTCTCTACAGTCCCACGACTTCCTCGTCCACGACGCGCCGCGACTCGCTCCGACGCGATTTCACGAGCTGGCTGTTTGCAAGTGAATTGTCAATTCGCAAACGACTGGCCGGTGCCTAGAGCTGCCTCTCGCACTCGCCACGGCCGCACGACACCCTGCTCCCCCTCCGCATCGGTCTCCAATCAGCCAAACTGCCTCCAGTGCAATTCCGctcctttgctgctgcttttcGCATACCCGATTCCGAACAGCTCCAAACTGCCCTCTCGAGCGACGACATTCATCACCCAGTCAACGACGAACACGACAGTGAGAGTGCACAGCTTGTGGATGAGGGTGCCACGAACATGAGCTCCGGCAGTCAGGCGCAGGCTGGCCCAGAGCTGGACGAAATCCTCTCTGACGAGATCGCTTTGGACGATGCAGCGAGCAAGCCAGGTGATCGGGTACGGGTATCGCAGGCATGGAACCCTCCACCGCAACCTTGGGCATCGCTGGTTAGCGTAGCGTCGGGGCAGGGACTGTTAGCGGTGGCAGGCCCGGACAGCTTGGTCATCGCGAGCACAAAAGAAGTGCGCCAGAAGCAATATATTCCTAAgcgcgaagatgatgtgACGGGAGACGCGAGACACTTGCCTATCAACGCTCTGAACACGCTGAAAGTGCCCAGGCTGTCACATGTCGCCTTCAGCGCTGATGAGAGCTGCCTCGTCATTGCTTCtgaagagggaggaggaTTGGCTGTTTATGAGACAGACGCCTTGGTCCGTGGAAGCAAAGATTCGGCCTTCCAGATCAGCACTCAAAATACCGCCGTGCGTCATGTGTTGCCCAACCCCAACAAAGATGCGGACACTGCACACCTTTTTGGCGTAGTGTTGATGAATGGGCAGCTCGTGATTGCCAGTCTCAAGAGCCGCGAAATGGTTGATGGTCAGAACGGAAAAGTCTTCCACAACAATGTGCTATCCGCATGTTGGTCGCCGAAAGGGAAGCAAATTGTCGTCGGTTTGCAAGACGGCTCATGTGCACAAATTGATCCCTCAGGTGCGGTCAAAGGTCAAATCCCTGCGCCACCACAGCTTTCTGAGATCAAGAACTCGGATTATGCATCTGCTCAAGCGCTTCCTCCATGTGCGATACACTGGCTGGAGACTCACAAGTTCTTCATCGTGTACACGCCTTTCTACGGCACGACCACAAACGAGGACGACATGCTCATACACGACTCCCTCTACTTCATTGCAGAGCGGAGTAGTAAAGATGCGCCATTTGTCTTCAGCAAATCCTCCCTCGACCCCTGCATGGTTCCACCGCAAGGACAGGACCGACTTCCAGCCTCCCACTTCTTCCAACGTTTGGGTTCATGGGATCCAAAGGTGAAGGATGTTTTGTTGGTCACTTCGACCGCTTGCAGTGATGGAGGGTCATTTGTACAGCTGCAAGGTGAATCCAACTTTGTTCTTTCGACGCCCTTGGACGAAAACCGGAAGATCACTCTACCCTTTAGCACaatcgacgacgaggagtcATCCCCTATTGGCATGGCCTTAGACTTCAGCTCACAGGAGCTCGCCCCAAAACCCATCCCCAGCGAACTGGACCAATTTCCGACAGCGACAAAGCCCGTCCCTTGCCTGATCGTTGCGACGACTGATGGCATACTTTGTATGTGGTGGATCATCTCGAGGGCAGCAGTGCAACAGGAGACTATGCACGCGAACATAGTACATAGAGAAGGTCCTTACCGTGACTATGCCGACCTTCGCCTGACCAAGGACAAGGCAGTCATCGATGAAGAGGGgcaagcgacagcagcaagcgcaaATTCAGCCGCTTTGAATCCTACTCCAAGCTTGTTCGGTGCTAACACGACGACATCATCCGGTTCACTCACAAGCAATCCGGCAACTCCAGCATTCGGTCAAGCCGCATTCGGCAAACCAGCAACGCCAGCAGGGACAGGTCCTCAGGTTTCAACGCCAGCTTTTGGCCAGTCTTCGTTTGGTCAGCCTGCGTTCGGCCAGAGTGCTTTTGGCAAACCATCGACCCCAGCCGTGAGCTCGCAGACCACGGCTCCCGCATTTGGCAAGCCTTCAACCCCAGGAGCGACACCTGTACAAGGTGCGGCTGCTTTTGGCATGGCGAGTGCTATTGGAGGTGCCGCCAGTTCTCCCTGGGCTGCCAAACCCGCTCAATCGCCAGCACCTGGCGGTGCCACGTTTGGCTCGACCTCAAAGATGGGCACCACAGGTGGCTTTGGCAGCGTTGGTGCGTTGGGGGCGAACAAGCCAAGCCCATGGGGGGCAACCGGGACCAATACCAGCACGACAGCCTCGTCGCCTTTTGGACAAACAGCTGCGGTCTCATCTCCTTTCTCCAAATTCTCGAGTACGAATGCGTTCGCGGCGAATGCGCCCAGTAGCACAAGCCCCTTTGCCCCGAAAGCGCAGGACACATCAACGACAAATCCAAGCACTGGTGGATCATGGTTCAGCAACACACAACAGAACAATACTAGTACCTCATTCTCAAGCTCATCCTTTGGTAAGCCGTCGACGCCTTCGTTATTCCAGCAGCAGTCCACAGGTTCGACTGCCACGTTAGGATCGAATGAGACAAGCAGCTTTGGCAAGCCTTCCACCCTGTTCGGCGGTACTCCATCATTGTCCAATAATTCCAGTGGACTGTCTGGACTTGAGGGCGGTTTCAAGCTCGGGTCCACATTCAAGGGCGACGGCACGGCCAAGGACGACCTGCCGATGCCCAAGAACCCGGGTGCAGGACTTTTCGGTGCCAACTTCCTGGGCGGCGCAGACGACAAGAGACCTGAAGTCAAGGCTGAACCCGGAACTGAGAGACAAACATCCCTCAACGACATTCCACCGGCGAAGCCACCAGCGAGCGACGGCTCTGGCCTTCCTCCAGACCCGTCAGTGTTCAATTACAAGAAGGCGCAGGCAGCCATGGCCGCTCCTCCCGGCGTGAAAGAAGCGCCAAAAGCCGAAGGTGATGCTGCCGCAGCTCCACTGCCACCTGATCCGTCCACCTACAATCATAAAAAGGTCATGGCAGGTTTGGGCACACCACCAGGCGCTGCTGAtacagcagaagctggcaagGACGTTCCGATTGCCGGCAGTCCCCCTGCAGATATCACTCACAGTCAAACGTTCTCCCCAGAAAGCTCAGAAGCAGGACCACCAGATGATGGGAGCGAAGACTgggatgacgaggaagatgaggaggacggcaccgaagacgacgaagatgggaGCGAGGAAGTAGAatctgatgaagatgacgaggatggggaagatgaagaaggagaTGGGCAGCCTCACAAACCGGAAGATCCAGTCGGGCTGGCCAAATTCATGTCCCGCATAGGTGGTCCAGAGCGAGGGGCCCCTCAGTCGCCAGAGGGGAACCAGTCTAAAACGAAGTCGACTACACCGCAGTCATCATTCGAGCAGAGCTACACTCCGAAGGAACTGCCACCGGGTCCGATCCTGCAGCCAGGAGGCATGCGGAAGACAGAGGACAGTCCTCGCTCGCCTAGTCCTCAGCGGAGAGCACAGCAACCGCGCTCAGTCACAAGCCCTGTACGCGGAAGGAGTGCTATGAACCTGCCACCCCAGATCAAGGCCACTGCTGTGCCTCCAGCCAAACCAGTGGAAAAGCCCAATTTAGCCTTGCAACCGCCTCGAGAGAAGACAGCAGCTGAGTTGGCAGATGAGGCATCTGACAGGTTACGGGAGGAGCTCGCGGCCCCGATTGTTCCAACCAAAGAGCCGCCTCAGTTTTTCTCACATCATGACTACGTGGGTGACGTTGATACACCAGGCATTGGAGGCGAGGTTGAAAAAGTCTTCCGAGACGTGAACTCTATGATTGACACCGTTGGTCTCAACGGACGATCGCTTCTTTCTCTGCTCGAAGGCCACGAGCAATTGAAAAAGCCTGGACAACGGGATGTCAAGGACCTGGACGACAGTGACGCTTGGACTTTGGCGGAGATTCGAGAGCTCAGCCGTGTAATGGACAACATCGACCGCCAATTGCAGAACGGCAAGCTCCTCAACGTGCCGGAAACActtgcgaagctgaagcaagacgaagaagaggtgcTTAAGCTTCGGACACGCACAAAAGAGATGCGAAGGCAAATAGGACAGCATGTCGATCCTGATAAGATCGCGGAACGCGATGCTGCAACTTTGTCTGCCGAAGCGGCTGCCCAGCAAAGCGAGCTGCGAACAAGCCTACAGAACGTTCAAAGGCTTCTAGCAGAGGTTGAGGAAAAAGCAACTATGCTTCGCGCAGAGCTTTCCTCAGTGCAGTCTCGCGATAGCAAAACTTCCCAGGCCGCTCCTGTGCCCACGGTGGAAGCGGTTGAACGCACAATTCTAAAGATGACAGCCATGGTACAGCAGAAGTCCGGAGACATCGATCTACTCGAAAGCCGTATTCGACAGTTACCCGGAGGTATCGCAGCTCTACGCCTCGCCGACGACTACGAAGACGATCTTGCCTCTCGTTTGGGCGGCTCAAAACTTCTCACCGACTCACCTGGTCGAAGGACCCCGCAGAAATACCCTCGAATGGCTGCCAATGGAGACGCTCTCGGCGCGAGCGCAATGTTCAGCGTCAGCAGGTTCCAGACCCCTCCAAGCTCTAGTGTGCGAGCTAGCCCTAGCTTGAGAGCGAGCGCTTTGGGGCGGAGCGGTGGTAGCGCGTTGGGACGCAGCACGGGAAGCTTGAGTGGCagcgcgaggaagaagatgcgtgATGTTACGTCAGAGGATATTGTAGCTTTCAAGGCGAGGTcgcagaggaggagagatGTGTTAGGCGCTTTGCAGGATAAGATTGAATTGAGGGGTCCGAGAATTGTGAAACCAGCGCAATAGGCAGCCGCGCCTGGACTTGATCATCGaatgagaggaagaagctttgTAGGATAGCTCTGTGTAGATACGTGAGGATAGAGCGATTCATGAGCAGCGCATGCACAAGAAAGCATCGTGAATGCAGACTGTCAAATGGAAAGCACAATTATGTCTGTACGTCCTAATGATTGGTATACTCCGTTCAATCTACGTCTAGTCGCTGAGTCGcctgtcgtcctcgtcctcatcctcatccccaACAACCCTCCCTACCTGGAAAACCTTCTCCATTGCCTCGCCGAACAATTGCGGCCCCCAGATCTCGTCCTCTCGTCCCTTTCCTTTCCGACTCAACTTCCTGcctccttcttgtccttcatTGTGAATGTCAAAGAACTCCTCATAACTCATCAGGACCTGATCTCGCACAGCGGCGACCAAAGTCTCTCTTGTCCGAGCATCATCCACAAATTCTTCTAATTTAGCACGGAGTAATGGAACATCCTTTTCTGCGAGACCGCGGACAGTACGGACTGCTTTCATGCCATCGAAACCGCTATcaccaccttctccttcacttTGTTTTCCTGTGTTCTTTTTCTTCTGCTGCGCAACTGTCGCAGGATCAACGGGAGCAGTAATATGGCTCGCATAGCTCTTTACAAAATCGTTGATGACTGTTCTTAATCGTCCATCGAGCTCGGCTTTGGCATCGAGCATATTTTCGACGACTTTGGGGAGAAGACCTCCGCCTACGACAGCGCCGCTGACGAGTCGCACCCAAGATGCTGGATTCCAGAGACTTCCGCGATCGCGTAGTTCGTAGAAGGTGTTCGTGACTGAAGAGAAATCGAATTCAACTTCGGGCGGAATAAATTCGATGTCGAAGGCGACAATCTGTTGTTTGAGATGAAGGAGGTGGACAATCAGGAAGAGTTGGCCATCCTGCGGAGATTTGTCCTTTTGAGAGCTTATGAGGTTGCTGGCGTACAGTAGAGAGGCTATGGTGGAATGGACGATGCGGTGGGCGAGGTCGTCGAAGACGGTGCTATTGACGAGTCGATAGATGCGGCGGAGAAGCCAAATAGCTTTGCGGAGCGTTGGATACCACTGTCTTTGACCAGGTGCAGTAGTTTCGGGTGTAAAGCGTTTGCTGAACATGCTTTCTGCGTCATCGATATCATCTTTTGCTACAGCTAATGTTTTCGGAGCTGGTGTTGACGGCGTTGTCGGATTTCGTTTACCAGAAAGAACTGGTCCTTTCTTGGTGCCATTGCTTCCATTAGCGGCGGCTCGTGGTGCAAAGTCAAGATCCTCGGGCTTGGGATTGTAATTCTCAATGCTGTCTCGAAGCACATTCAATGCAAGGAAGACCAGCCTAGTCTGAGCATCTTCAAGCGCTGGATGAATCAAATTGCCAAAGTCGAGCTTCCTCCCCAAGGGTCGGCCATTTGTCGAAGGGGTGACCACAGAGTCTTcaacgtcgtcgtcttcatccgAGTCTACTTCCATGTAGCGGCCTTGTATCATAGTGCAGAGATCGCATAGCTTTTCCATTTTGGTCTCGTGAATTGTGCGGGGGCGAAGATAGTCATACATCGGCTCCAGTAAGCTTTCCAAGAAGTCGTATAGAGCACCCTCGGTCTCGAACCACTCATACCAGAGGTCGTACTCATCCAGGCAAATACCCCTCGCGAAGCTCAGACATGATTTAGCAAAAGACACGACGTCTGCTTGCTGTGGATCTGCAGCAAGAtctgccatcttcttcgcgacCAGAGGCAGAATCAGTCGTCCACGTGTTGTTGAATATGACTGATACAGCTCGCGGAGCAGGCTGAGATACTCCGGCTCTCGACCTGCATCGACGTCTTCTGGTGTGGGGACCGCTCGTTTCTGG
It contains:
- a CDS encoding uncharacterized protein (BUSCO:EOG09261CWO), whose protein sequence is MDDAWFHTLTAAPAANTRERPQHTRRATLLQQPAGEKADVAIEPIQDIHEVDTAWIGPPSAAVARRAQSYSDFYDAVTAYSQKEDHARRKNSLDTIHDPVSHHDVELDFEAEYATIEELLLNESHAEHQAYLEELDVSYAHLDNLLASTTSTLGLLSTLSDSFKAVEAQTEAFRQQCEELVLEQRRLSGLAHAIDENVQYYAYLEPMTRRLNAPGAANLVKANDFLDMLSNLDNCLAYMESHPKHKESATYRSRYRLLLTRGLTLIRHYFTKSLGEIAADISKRIQGGQLKEATHSAILYAKFRVPAPELKNLGLEIQKRAVPTPEDVDAGREPEYLSLLRELYQSYSTTRGRLILPLVAKKMADLAADPQQADVVSFAKSCLSFARGICLDEYDLWYEWFETEGALYDFLESLLEPMYDYLRPRTIHETKMEKLCDLCTMIQGRYMEVDSDEDDDVEDSVVTPSTNGRPLGRKLDFGNLIHPALEDAQTRLVFLALNVLRDSIENYNPKPEDLDFAPRAAANGSNGTKKGPVLSGKRNPTTPSTPAPKTLAVAKDDIDDAESMFSKRFTPETTAPGQRQWYPTLRKAIWLLRRIYRLVNSTVFDDLAHRIVHSTIASLLYASNLISSQKDKSPQDGQLFLIVHLLHLKQQIVAFDIEFIPPEVEFDFSSVTNTFYELRDRGSLWNPASWVRLVSGAVVGGGLLPKVVENMLDAKAELDGRLRTVINDFVKSYASHITAPVDPATVAQQKKKNTGKQSEGEGGDSGFDGMKAVRTVRGLAEKDVPLLRAKLEEFVDDARTRETLVAAVRDQVLMSYEEFFDIHNEGQEGGRKLSRKGKGREDEIWGPQLFGEAMEKVFQVGRVVGDEDEDEDDRRLSD